From one Rhizobium sp. CIAT894 genomic stretch:
- a CDS encoding glycoside hydrolase family 2 protein, which translates to MIEKTVLNSGWTLTCNDTGRPGLPDTIPATVPGCVHTDLLASRLIADPYVDVNEITSDWIGKSDWTYRCRFEATPDEDRAQELVFDGLDTIATIVLNGQEIGRTFNMHRIYRFDVYGLLKPGENELSVTFRSAYAYGAEMEKHYGYRPNNYPGPGNLMRKMACNFGWDWGPTLVTAGLWKPVALQSWDRARLAETRVSATLAGGDGLVKVHARLARHGNPGPCRLVAEIGGVTTTAAIAPGGDMVAFEITLPSPQLWWPHHLGAQPLYPLTLELIDETSGDRLDSLERKLGFRSLRLDTAADAHGSAFTFVINDVPLFIAGANWIPDDCFPQRVTAERYAARIEKAKTANIHMLRVWGGGIFETEEFYEACDRMGMLVWQDFLFACAAYPEEEPLRSEVEAEVRDNVVRLMPHASLVLWNGNNENIWGFDEWGWRPIIKADESWGLGYYLDLLPRLCGELDPDRPYYPGSPYSGSMEIAPNADAHGCKHIWDVWNDVGYEVYRNYIPRFCSEFGWQAPANWATIEESVHDQPLTPQSNGVFHHQKATQGNDKLIRGLAGHLPEPKTIDDWHFATQLNQARAIRFGIEHMRSHRSVCKGAVVWQFNDCWPVTSWSALDSAGRRKPLWYALKAAYDPRLLTIQPRDGGLAAVAVNERTLFWRAKISGRRLKLDGSVLAEFEFWRLLCDRFEAKEFPLPSDIVTPDLPSDEVIVVEMLDRRAFHYFVEDIDLALQAPRLSVDVTTIGGCFAVTVTAQNFIKDLCLMADRLDPDAVVDTMLVTLLPGESHVFAVRTGKTIVASDIMIGTVLRSANDLVAGQQ; encoded by the coding sequence ATGATCGAAAAGACCGTGCTCAACTCCGGCTGGACGCTGACCTGTAACGATACAGGAAGGCCCGGACTGCCAGACACGATACCCGCAACGGTGCCGGGATGCGTGCATACCGACCTTCTCGCCAGCCGGCTGATTGCCGATCCCTATGTCGACGTCAACGAGATCACCAGCGACTGGATCGGCAAAAGCGACTGGACCTATCGCTGCCGCTTCGAGGCGACGCCTGACGAAGACAGGGCGCAGGAACTCGTCTTCGACGGGCTCGATACGATCGCCACCATCGTTCTCAATGGTCAGGAGATCGGCCGCACATTCAACATGCACCGCATCTACCGTTTCGATGTCTATGGCCTGCTGAAGCCGGGCGAGAACGAACTCTCCGTCACCTTCCGCTCCGCCTATGCCTATGGCGCCGAAATGGAGAAGCACTACGGCTATCGGCCCAACAACTATCCGGGACCGGGCAATCTGATGCGCAAGATGGCCTGCAATTTCGGCTGGGACTGGGGGCCGACGCTGGTGACGGCGGGCCTCTGGAAGCCGGTCGCGCTGCAAAGCTGGGATCGGGCGCGGCTTGCCGAGACACGGGTGTCGGCGACGCTTGCCGGCGGCGACGGGCTGGTGAAGGTGCATGCGAGGCTGGCACGCCACGGCAATCCCGGCCCGTGCCGGCTGGTCGCCGAGATCGGCGGTGTGACCACGACTGCAGCGATCGCGCCTGGCGGAGACATGGTCGCCTTCGAGATCACCCTGCCCTCGCCGCAGCTCTGGTGGCCGCATCATCTCGGCGCGCAGCCGCTCTACCCCCTGACGCTCGAACTGATCGACGAGACCAGCGGCGATCGACTCGACAGCTTGGAGCGCAAACTCGGCTTCCGTTCGCTCAGGCTCGATACCGCAGCCGATGCGCATGGTTCGGCCTTCACCTTCGTCATCAACGACGTGCCGCTGTTCATCGCGGGCGCCAACTGGATTCCCGATGACTGCTTTCCGCAGCGGGTGACGGCCGAGCGTTATGCCGCCCGGATCGAAAAAGCGAAGACCGCCAATATCCATATGCTGCGCGTCTGGGGCGGCGGCATCTTCGAGACCGAAGAATTCTACGAAGCCTGCGACCGCATGGGCATGCTGGTCTGGCAGGATTTCCTCTTTGCCTGTGCGGCCTATCCGGAGGAGGAACCGCTTCGAAGCGAAGTCGAGGCCGAGGTGCGCGACAATGTCGTGCGGCTGATGCCGCATGCTTCGCTGGTCCTCTGGAACGGCAATAACGAGAATATCTGGGGCTTCGACGAATGGGGCTGGCGACCGATCATCAAGGCTGACGAAAGCTGGGGGCTCGGCTATTATCTCGATCTTCTGCCGAGGCTCTGCGGCGAACTCGATCCCGACCGGCCCTATTATCCCGGCAGCCCCTATTCCGGCTCGATGGAGATCGCGCCGAATGCCGATGCGCATGGCTGCAAACATATCTGGGACGTGTGGAACGATGTCGGCTACGAGGTCTACCGCAACTATATCCCGCGCTTCTGCTCCGAGTTCGGCTGGCAGGCGCCGGCCAATTGGGCGACGATCGAAGAAAGCGTCCACGATCAGCCGCTGACGCCGCAATCGAACGGCGTCTTCCATCACCAGAAGGCGACGCAGGGCAATGACAAGCTGATCCGAGGGTTGGCCGGCCACCTGCCGGAGCCGAAGACGATAGACGACTGGCACTTCGCCACCCAGCTCAACCAGGCCCGCGCCATCCGCTTCGGCATCGAGCACATGCGCTCGCACCGATCTGTCTGCAAGGGTGCGGTGGTCTGGCAGTTCAACGATTGCTGGCCGGTGACCTCCTGGTCGGCCCTCGACTCGGCCGGGCGCCGCAAGCCGCTCTGGTATGCGCTGAAGGCCGCCTATGATCCCCGCCTGCTGACCATCCAGCCGCGCGACGGTGGACTGGCGGCAGTGGCGGTCAACGAACGGACGCTGTTCTGGCGGGCGAAAATCAGCGGCAGACGTTTGAAGCTCGATGGCAGCGTCCTTGCCGAATTCGAATTCTGGCGCCTGCTCTGCGACCGCTTCGAGGCGAAGGAGTTTCCGCTGCCGAGCGATATCGTCACTCCGGACTTACCTAGTGATGAAGTTATTGTCGTCGAGATGCTGGACAGGCGGGCGTTTCACTATTTCGTCGAGGATATCGACCTCGCCCTGCAAGCGCCGCGGCTGAGCGTCGACGTCACCACGATCGGCGGCTGCTTTGCAGTCACGGTGACGGCTCAGAATTTCATCAAGGATCTCTGCCTGATGGCGGATCGTTTGGATCCGGATGCCGTCGTTGATACGATGCTGGTGACGCTGCTGCCAGGAGAGAGCCATGTGTTTGCGGTAAGGACGGGCAAGACGATCGTCGCTTCGGACATCATGATCGGGACGGTGCTGCGGTCCGCCAATGATCTTGTTGCAGGGCAGCAATAA
- the pgi gene encoding glucose-6-phosphate isomerase, translating to MNAIVEQLKSTADATKATDIRAAFAADPQRFSRFSVSLDDLLMDFSKTAVNDDILKLLVKLAEEGGVEKKREEMFSGKAINFTEDRAVLHTALRNRSNTPVLVDGKDVMPDVNAVLAAMGRFADDIRSGTLKGATGKAITDVVNIGIGGSDLGPVMATLALAPFHDGPRAHFVSNIDGAHIADILKLVQPETTLFIVASKTFTTVETMTNAQTARKFIAKALGEAAVQHHFAAVSTALDKVAAFGIDSARVFGFWDWVGGRYSIWSAIGLPLMIAVGPDNFGKFLDGAHAVDNHFRKAPITENLPVLLGLIGFYHRNVLGYPTRAILPYDQRLSRFPAYLQQLDMESNGKGVTIDGTPVEGNSGPVVWGEPGTNGQHAFYQLIHQGTSIIPAEFMIAANAFEPELRHQHQLLISNVLAQSEALMKGRTFSEAKKQLTDKGMDDKKADFIAPHRVFQGNRPSITFVYDKLTPYALGRLIALYEHRVFVEGVLFRINSFDQWGVELGKELATGLLPVVEGKQSAAGHDSSTQGLVAALAKLAK from the coding sequence ATGAACGCCATCGTCGAACAGCTGAAAAGCACCGCTGATGCCACCAAGGCAACCGACATCCGTGCCGCCTTCGCAGCCGATCCGCAGCGCTTTTCGCGCTTTTCCGTGTCGCTCGATGACCTGCTGATGGATTTTTCCAAGACGGCGGTGAATGACGACATCCTCAAGCTCTTGGTCAAGCTCGCCGAAGAAGGCGGCGTCGAAAAGAAGCGCGAGGAAATGTTCTCCGGCAAGGCGATCAATTTCACCGAGGACCGCGCCGTCCTGCACACGGCGCTGCGTAACCGTTCCAACACGCCGGTGCTGGTCGACGGGAAGGACGTCATGCCCGACGTCAACGCCGTGCTTGCCGCCATGGGCAGGTTTGCCGACGACATCCGCTCCGGCACGCTGAAGGGCGCCACCGGCAAGGCGATCACCGATGTCGTCAATATCGGCATCGGCGGCTCAGATCTCGGCCCTGTGATGGCGACGCTGGCGCTTGCGCCCTTCCATGACGGCCCGCGCGCCCATTTCGTCTCCAATATCGACGGCGCCCATATCGCCGATATCCTAAAGCTGGTGCAGCCGGAGACGACGCTGTTCATCGTCGCCTCGAAGACCTTCACGACCGTCGAGACGATGACCAATGCGCAGACGGCGCGCAAATTCATCGCCAAGGCGCTCGGCGAAGCGGCCGTCCAGCATCATTTCGCCGCCGTCTCGACGGCGCTCGACAAGGTTGCCGCCTTCGGCATCGACAGCGCCCGCGTCTTCGGCTTCTGGGATTGGGTCGGCGGCCGCTACTCGATCTGGTCGGCGATCGGCTTGCCGCTGATGATCGCTGTCGGCCCGGACAATTTCGGCAAATTCCTCGACGGCGCCCATGCCGTCGACAATCACTTCCGTAAGGCGCCGATTACCGAGAACCTGCCTGTCCTGCTCGGCCTGATCGGCTTCTACCACCGCAATGTGCTGGGTTACCCCACCCGTGCCATCCTGCCCTACGACCAGCGCCTGTCGCGCTTCCCGGCCTATCTGCAGCAGCTCGATATGGAATCGAACGGCAAGGGCGTCACCATCGACGGCACGCCGGTCGAGGGCAACTCCGGCCCCGTCGTCTGGGGCGAGCCCGGCACCAACGGCCAGCACGCCTTCTACCAACTGATCCACCAGGGCACGAGCATCATCCCGGCGGAGTTCATGATCGCCGCCAATGCCTTCGAGCCGGAGCTGCGCCATCAGCACCAGCTGCTGATCTCCAACGTTCTCGCCCAGTCGGAAGCGCTGATGAAGGGCCGCACCTTCTCGGAAGCCAAGAAGCAGCTGACCGACAAGGGCATGGACGACAAGAAGGCCGATTTCATCGCCCCGCATCGCGTCTTCCAGGGCAACCGCCCGTCGATCACCTTCGTCTACGACAAGCTCACGCCTTACGCGCTTGGCCGCCTGATCGCGCTTTACGAACACCGCGTCTTCGTCGAAGGCGTACTGTTCCGCATCAACTCCTTCGACCAATGGGGCGTCGAACTCGGCAAAGAACTGGCAACCGGCCTGCTTCCTGTTGTTGAAGGCAAGCAGAGTGCTGCTGGCCATGATTCCTCGACGCAAGGGCTGGTCGCGGCGCTGGCGAAACTCGCGAAATAG
- a CDS encoding PRC-barrel domain-containing protein, which yields MLNQDTDANRRDPNAKETHSMIASDRVEGTRVYGADGKHIGSIERLIIGKRDGRVAYAVLSFGGFLGIGHDHYPLPWEKLNYDTQLDGYRIDLTKEQIEGAPSYSDDDDTWYNDNGRRVYDYYGVPPYWM from the coding sequence ATGTTGAATCAGGATACCGATGCCAATCGCCGCGACCCGAATGCGAAGGAGACGCATTCGATGATCGCCAGCGACCGCGTCGAAGGCACCCGCGTATATGGGGCCGACGGCAAACATATCGGCTCGATCGAACGCCTGATCATCGGCAAGCGCGACGGTCGTGTCGCCTATGCCGTGCTGAGCTTCGGCGGCTTCCTCGGCATCGGTCACGACCACTATCCGCTGCCTTGGGAAAAGCTGAACTACGACACCCAGCTGGACGGCTACCGCATCGACCTGACCAAGGAACAGATCGAAGGCGCCCCGAGCTATTCGGACGATGACGACACCTGGTACAACGACAATGGCCGCCGGGTTTATGATTACTACGGCGTGCCGCCCTACTGGATGTAA
- the otsA gene encoding alpha,alpha-trehalose-phosphate synthase (UDP-forming) — MSRLIVVSNRVPVPSKDGGAAAGGLAVALQAALQERGGIWMGWSGESSGDREPGALSLQQKGNITYALTDLTDTDVEEYYRGFANRVLWPICHYRLDLAEYGRKEMAGYFRVNRFFAHRLAPLIEPDDIIWVHDYHLIPLAAELRQMGLKNRIGFFLHIPWPPADILVTMPVHEEIMRGLSHYDLVGFQTDYDLQNFAGYLRREGIGDDLGNGLFDSHGRIFKAGAYPIGIETAAFAEFAERAANNVMVQKTRRSIEGRDMIIGVDRLDYSKGIIQRLEAFERFITVNPAYQNKVTFLQVTPKSRSEVPEYEQMQKLVAEQAGRVNGAIGTVDWVPIRYVNRSISRNVLAGLFRLATIGLVTPLRDGMNLVAKEYVAAQDPDRPGVLVLSRFAGAARELKGALLVNPYDVEGTANAIARGLAMPLEERRDRWSMMMEHLLSHDVSLWCENFLRDLVAVPDLRP, encoded by the coding sequence ATGAGCCGTCTTATCGTTGTTTCCAATCGCGTTCCTGTGCCGAGCAAAGATGGTGGCGCCGCTGCCGGCGGCCTCGCCGTCGCGCTGCAGGCAGCCCTGCAGGAGCGTGGCGGCATCTGGATGGGATGGTCGGGAGAATCAAGCGGCGACAGGGAACCGGGCGCGCTGTCGCTGCAGCAGAAGGGCAATATCACCTATGCCCTGACCGACCTCACCGACACCGACGTCGAGGAATATTATCGCGGCTTTGCAAACCGCGTTCTCTGGCCGATCTGCCACTACCGCCTGGATCTCGCCGAATATGGCCGCAAGGAAATGGCCGGCTACTTCCGCGTCAACCGCTTCTTTGCGCACCGGCTGGCGCCGTTGATCGAGCCGGATGATATTATCTGGGTTCACGATTATCACCTCATTCCGCTGGCCGCCGAACTGCGCCAGATGGGGCTGAAGAACCGGATCGGCTTCTTTCTGCACATTCCCTGGCCGCCTGCCGACATTCTCGTCACCATGCCGGTGCACGAGGAGATCATGCGTGGGCTCTCGCATTACGATCTCGTCGGCTTCCAGACGGACTATGATCTGCAGAATTTCGCCGGCTATCTCAGACGGGAGGGCATCGGCGACGACCTCGGCAACGGGTTGTTCGATTCGCATGGGCGGATATTCAAGGCCGGCGCCTATCCGATCGGCATCGAGACCGCAGCCTTTGCCGAATTCGCCGAAAGAGCCGCAAACAACGTGATGGTCCAGAAGACCCGGCGCAGCATCGAAGGTCGCGACATGATCATCGGCGTCGATCGTCTCGATTATTCGAAGGGCATCATTCAGCGGCTGGAAGCCTTCGAGCGCTTCATCACCGTCAATCCGGCATACCAGAACAAGGTGACCTTTCTGCAGGTCACGCCGAAATCGCGATCGGAAGTGCCCGAATACGAGCAGATGCAGAAGTTGGTCGCCGAACAGGCCGGCCGCGTCAACGGTGCCATCGGAACGGTCGACTGGGTGCCGATCCGCTACGTCAACCGATCGATCAGCCGCAACGTGCTCGCCGGGCTTTTCCGGCTGGCGACGATCGGGCTGGTCACGCCGCTGCGCGACGGCATGAACTTGGTCGCCAAGGAATATGTCGCCGCCCAGGATCCGGATCGCCCTGGGGTCTTGGTGCTGTCACGCTTTGCCGGCGCCGCACGCGAGCTGAAGGGGGCGCTGCTGGTTAATCCTTATGATGTCGAAGGCACCGCCAATGCGATTGCCCGGGGGCTCGCCATGCCGCTTGAGGAGCGCCGCGACCGTTGGAGCATGATGATGGAACATCTGCTCTCGCACGACGTCTCGCTGTGGTGCGAGAACTTCCTGCGGGATCTGGTGGCTGTTCCCGATCTTCGGCCGTAG
- a CDS encoding long-chain fatty acid--CoA ligase: MNSISVHPNGAKPEKPWLAAYPEMVPAELPPLEHASLAELLEKSCARYTDRTAFSSMGKAMSYRELESQTRKVAAWLQSTGLEKGDRVAVMMPNVLQNPVATYAILRAGLVVVNVNPLYTPRELEHQLRDSGAKAIFVLENFARTVEQVLNKTDLRHVVVTSLGEMLGAKGLIVNFAVRRVKKLVPSWSIPQHKSFAQVLREGAKKTLQPVTLAGSDIAFLQYTGGTTGVAKGAVLTHANLLANKLQLSLWLRTAFERKKQPEVLNFLCALPLYHIFALTVNSLMGMSLGARNILIANPRDIPGLVKEFGKSDVHIFPGLNTLFNALMNNADFAKLDFSSLIMSLGGGMAVQRPVAERWLKMTGTAVTEGYGLSETSPVATANRFDSAEFTGSIGLPMPSTDLDIRDEQGKSLPLGDVGEICIRGPQVMAGYWQKPEETARVMTDDGYFRSGDMGFMDARGYTKIVDRKKDMILVSGFNVYPNEIEEVAAMHAGILEAAAIGVPDGHSGEAVKLFVVRKDPNLTEAEVKAHCIANLTNYKRPRFIEFRTELPKSPVGKILRKDLRG; the protein is encoded by the coding sequence ATGAACAGCATTTCCGTCCATCCGAACGGAGCCAAGCCTGAGAAGCCCTGGCTTGCCGCCTATCCGGAGATGGTTCCGGCCGAGCTTCCGCCGCTGGAACATGCCTCACTGGCGGAACTGCTCGAAAAATCCTGCGCCCGTTATACCGACCGCACCGCCTTTTCCAGCATGGGCAAAGCGATGAGCTACCGCGAGCTGGAGAGCCAGACACGGAAGGTCGCCGCCTGGCTGCAGAGCACCGGTCTCGAGAAGGGCGACCGCGTCGCGGTGATGATGCCGAACGTCCTGCAGAACCCGGTCGCCACCTACGCCATCCTCCGGGCCGGCCTCGTCGTCGTCAACGTCAACCCGCTCTATACGCCGCGCGAACTCGAACATCAGCTGCGCGATTCCGGCGCCAAGGCGATCTTCGTGCTGGAGAATTTCGCCCGCACGGTGGAGCAGGTTCTGAACAAGACCGATCTCCGCCACGTCGTCGTCACCTCGCTCGGCGAAATGCTGGGGGCCAAGGGGCTGATCGTCAATTTCGCCGTGCGCCGGGTGAAGAAACTCGTTCCCTCCTGGTCGATCCCTCAGCACAAGAGCTTCGCCCAGGTGCTGCGCGAAGGGGCGAAAAAGACGCTGCAGCCGGTGACGCTTGCCGGCAGCGACATCGCTTTCCTGCAATATACCGGCGGCACGACGGGCGTTGCCAAGGGCGCGGTGCTGACGCATGCAAACCTGCTTGCCAACAAACTGCAGCTGTCGCTCTGGCTGCGAACGGCCTTCGAGCGCAAGAAACAGCCGGAGGTCTTGAATTTCCTCTGCGCCCTGCCGCTCTACCATATCTTCGCGCTGACGGTGAATTCGCTGATGGGCATGTCGCTCGGCGCCCGCAACATCCTGATCGCCAATCCGCGCGACATTCCCGGCCTCGTCAAGGAATTCGGCAAGTCCGATGTGCATATCTTCCCCGGCCTCAACACGCTGTTCAATGCGCTGATGAACAATGCCGATTTCGCCAAGCTCGATTTCTCCTCGCTGATCATGTCGCTCGGCGGCGGCATGGCCGTGCAGCGCCCGGTCGCCGAACGCTGGCTAAAGATGACCGGCACGGCGGTGACGGAGGGCTACGGCCTTTCTGAAACCTCGCCCGTTGCCACCGCCAACCGCTTCGATTCGGCCGAATTCACCGGCTCGATCGGCCTGCCGATGCCCTCCACCGACCTCGATATCCGCGACGAGCAAGGCAAGTCGCTGCCATTGGGCGATGTCGGCGAGATCTGCATCCGCGGGCCGCAGGTGATGGCCGGCTACTGGCAGAAGCCGGAGGAAACGGCGCGGGTGATGACCGATGACGGCTATTTCCGCTCGGGCGACATGGGTTTCATGGACGCACGCGGTTATACCAAGATCGTCGACCGCAAGAAGGACATGATCCTGGTCTCCGGTTTCAACGTCTACCCGAACGAGATCGAGGAGGTCGCCGCCATGCATGCCGGCATCCTCGAGGCGGCTGCCATCGGCGTGCCGGACGGGCATTCGGGCGAAGCGGTCAAGCTCTTCGTGGTCAGGAAGGATCCGAACCTGACGGAGGCCGAGGTGAAGGCCCATTGCATCGCCAACCTCACCAATTACAAGCGCCCGCGTTTCATCGAGTTCCGCACCGAGCTGCCGAAATCGCCTGTTGGTAAGATCCTGCGCAAGGACCTGCGCGGCTGA
- a CDS encoding orotate phosphoribosyltransferase: MIQTTFPDRAMMAELVAKMLWEIKAVHFNAAQPYKLSSGMASPVYIDCRKLLSFPRIRSTVMDFAASTLLRDAGFEQFDCIAGGETAGIPFAALLADRLGLPMIYVRKQPKGHGRNAQIEGNMPEGSRVLVIEDLTTAGGSMFKFIDAVRAAGGIVDHGIALFFYDIFGQQRFTDGKVRLHHIATWRNVLAVAKAQKLFDDKTLAEVEAFLDAPLAWSGRNGGVSELSL; this comes from the coding sequence ATGATCCAGACGACATTTCCCGACCGCGCCATGATGGCCGAACTGGTGGCCAAGATGCTCTGGGAGATCAAGGCGGTGCATTTCAATGCCGCCCAGCCCTACAAGCTCTCTTCCGGCATGGCGAGCCCGGTCTATATCGATTGCCGCAAGTTGCTTTCCTTCCCGCGCATCCGCTCGACGGTGATGGATTTTGCCGCCAGCACCCTGCTGCGCGATGCCGGCTTCGAGCAGTTCGATTGCATCGCCGGCGGCGAGACGGCCGGTATTCCCTTCGCCGCCCTGCTCGCCGACCGCCTCGGCCTGCCGATGATCTATGTCCGCAAGCAGCCGAAGGGCCATGGCCGCAATGCCCAGATCGAAGGCAATATGCCGGAAGGCTCGCGCGTGCTCGTCATCGAAGACCTGACGACGGCAGGCGGCAGCATGTTCAAGTTCATCGATGCGGTCCGCGCCGCCGGCGGCATCGTCGATCACGGCATCGCGCTGTTCTTCTACGATATCTTCGGCCAACAGCGCTTTACCGACGGCAAGGTCCGGCTGCATCATATCGCCACCTGGCGTAACGTGCTTGCGGTCGCCAAGGCGCAGAAACTGTTCGACGACAAGACGCTTGCAGAGGTCGAGGCCTTCCTCGATGCGCCGCTCGCCTGGTCGGGACGCAATGGCGGCGTCAGTGAGCTTTCGCTCTAA
- a CDS encoding IS110 family transposase, which translates to MNRVICGVDVSKDWLDAHIRPSGTFKRFGNDAAGIGALAGLCRAENVELVVMEASGGYERQAFLLLWEFGIACALANPRHVRRFAEAMGFLEKTDRIDAAMIAHYAETKRLSALSPPKAAQLRLSALMTRLSQVTRDLIVQKQRRSAAGDGAIVESLDEVIALLMRQGSRLEGEIASMIDDDPLWACLNRAFRSVKGVADRTVARLMGELPEIGRISNKAIVKLAGLAPIANDSGKRSGPRPVRGGRSGPRGILFLVAAVAARHDPHLAAFRQRLQSAGKPKMVVRIALARKLLVILNAKARDARREFECAT; encoded by the coding sequence GTGAACAGAGTTATATGTGGAGTGGATGTTTCGAAAGACTGGCTGGATGCGCATATCCGCCCATCCGGGACGTTTAAGCGTTTCGGCAACGATGCGGCCGGCATCGGCGCGCTTGCTGGGCTCTGCCGGGCCGAGAATGTCGAACTCGTCGTCATGGAGGCGTCGGGCGGTTACGAGCGGCAGGCCTTCCTGCTGTTGTGGGAGTTTGGGATCGCCTGCGCGCTTGCCAATCCGCGCCATGTGCGCCGCTTTGCCGAGGCCATGGGCTTTCTGGAAAAGACCGACCGCATCGACGCGGCGATGATCGCCCATTACGCCGAGACCAAGCGGCTGTCTGCCCTGTCGCCGCCGAAAGCCGCGCAGTTGCGCCTGTCGGCGCTGATGACGCGGCTGTCCCAAGTCACGCGAGACCTGATCGTTCAAAAGCAGCGCCGCAGTGCGGCCGGCGATGGGGCGATCGTGGAAAGCCTCGACGAGGTGATTGCGCTTTTGATGCGCCAGGGCAGCAGGCTGGAAGGCGAGATTGCCTCAATGATCGATGACGATCCGCTCTGGGCCTGCCTCAATCGGGCCTTTCGCTCGGTCAAGGGTGTGGCCGACCGCACCGTTGCCCGGCTGATGGGCGAATTGCCCGAAATCGGCCGGATCTCCAACAAGGCGATCGTCAAGCTGGCCGGCCTGGCGCCGATTGCCAACGACAGCGGCAAACGCAGCGGTCCCCGGCCGGTGCGCGGCGGACGCTCCGGACCGCGCGGCATCCTGTTCCTGGTCGCCGCCGTCGCGGCCAGACACGATCCGCATCTGGCTGCCTTCAGGCAAAGGTTGCAGAGCGCAGGCAAGCCGAAGATGGTCGTCCGTATTGCTCTCGCCCGAAAGCTCCTGGTCATTCTCAATGCAAAAGCACGAGATGCGCGAAGAGAATTCGAATGTGCAACTTGA
- a CDS encoding carbohydrate kinase, translating to MILCCGEALIDMLPRDTTLGEKGFAPYAGGAIFNTAIALGRLGIPTAFFTGIADDMMGEILLATLKAANVDYSPCAITPRPSTIAFVKLVNGQATYAFYDEGTAGRMITEADLPALGDDCEALHFGAISLIPSPCGETYEALLDREAEKRVISLDPNIRPGFIKDKPAHMARIKRMAAKADIVKFSDEDLDWFGLDGDHDALAAHWLAHGAKLVVITKGAEGASGYTKERKVTVPSERVAVVDTVGAGDTFDAGVLASLKRDGLLTKAQVASLDEQAVCNALTLGAKAAAVTVSRAGANPPWAHEIGL from the coding sequence ATGATTTTGTGCTGCGGCGAAGCCTTGATCGACATGCTGCCAAGGGACACGACCTTAGGCGAAAAGGGCTTTGCGCCCTATGCCGGCGGCGCGATCTTCAACACTGCCATCGCGCTCGGCCGCCTCGGCATTCCCACCGCCTTCTTCACCGGCATTGCCGATGACATGATGGGCGAAATCCTGCTTGCGACGCTGAAGGCCGCCAATGTCGATTACAGCCCCTGCGCCATCACCCCGCGCCCCTCGACGATCGCCTTCGTCAAACTCGTCAACGGCCAGGCGACCTATGCCTTCTACGACGAAGGCACGGCCGGCCGCATGATCACCGAGGCCGACCTGCCTGCCCTCGGCGACGATTGCGAAGCGCTGCATTTCGGTGCGATCAGCCTGATCCCGAGCCCCTGCGGCGAAACCTATGAGGCGCTGCTCGACCGTGAAGCCGAAAAGCGCGTGATCTCGCTCGATCCCAACATCCGCCCCGGCTTCATTAAGGACAAGCCGGCGCATATGGCCCGCATCAAGCGCATGGCGGCCAAAGCCGACATCGTCAAATTCTCCGACGAAGACCTCGACTGGTTCGGCCTTGATGGCGACCACGACGCGCTCGCCGCCCACTGGCTTGCCCACGGCGCCAAGCTCGTCGTCATCACCAAGGGCGCCGAAGGCGCTTCCGGCTATACCAAAGAGCGCAAGGTGACGGTGCCGAGCGAGCGCGTCGCAGTCGTCGACACGGTCGGCGCCGGCGACACTTTCGATGCCGGCGTGCTGGCCTCGCTGAAGCGGGATGGCCTGCTGACCAAGGCGCAGGTCGCCTCGCTCGACGAACAGGCGGTGTGCAACGCCCTGACGCTCGGCGCCAAAGCCGCCGCCGTCACCGTCTCCCGCGCCGGCGCCAATCCGCCTTGGGCGCATGAGATTGGGCTGTAG
- a CDS encoding TetR/AcrR family transcriptional regulator, with translation MSEQAVAPRRRQQHTGQPRRIPSQQRGRERFEKILAVAAELIESKGSDGLKMSEIVEKAGISFGALYQYFPDKSAIIRTLAERFNEEGRRCVEAELAKVADAAALQGALANIVDEYYAFFRREPVMRDLWHATHTDKLLQQIDAEDMEFHAQAFLAVLVRLWPDRDHGELLAIARLTMQLLAAAVRYAVSLDAAEGAEALVLFKKMQIADIDRLLRE, from the coding sequence TTGTCGGAACAGGCCGTCGCGCCGCGCAGGCGTCAGCAGCATACGGGCCAGCCGCGCCGGATCCCCAGCCAGCAGCGCGGCCGCGAACGCTTCGAAAAGATCCTCGCCGTCGCCGCCGAACTGATCGAAAGCAAGGGCAGCGACGGCCTCAAGATGAGCGAGATCGTCGAGAAGGCCGGCATCTCCTTCGGCGCGCTCTACCAGTATTTCCCCGACAAGAGCGCGATCATCCGGACGTTGGCCGAACGCTTCAACGAAGAGGGCAGGCGCTGTGTCGAGGCGGAATTGGCCAAGGTCGCCGACGCCGCGGCCCTGCAAGGCGCGCTCGCCAATATCGTCGACGAATATTACGCCTTTTTCCGCCGTGAGCCCGTCATGCGCGATCTCTGGCATGCGACCCATACCGACAAGCTGCTGCAGCAGATCGATGCCGAGGACATGGAATTCCACGCCCAGGCGTTTCTCGCCGTGCTCGTCCGCCTGTGGCCCGATCGCGACCACGGCGAGCTTCTGGCGATCGCCCGGCTGACAATGCAGCTGCTGGCCGCCGCCGTGCGCTATGCCGTTTCGCTGGATGCTGCGGAGGGCGCCGAGGCGCTTGTCCTGTTCAAAAAGATGCAGATCGCCGATATCGACCGTCTGTTGCGGGAATAG